The following proteins are co-located in the Sporolactobacillus pectinivorans genome:
- a CDS encoding PTS system mannose/fructose/N-acetylgalactosamine-transporter subunit IIB: protein MTMDVRLLRIDSRLLHGQVTTNWAKAIKVNRILVVSDRVAHDLTRKTLIVQAAPPGIRANVITVEKMIRIYHDPRFAFLKPMILVEDPVDARCVVEGGIKIDSINIGAISFDTTRVMVTDAIAVNAADVEAFKWFHDRGIKLDVRKVSNDSSKNLWKSLSEKGLV, encoded by the coding sequence ATGACGATGGATGTTCGTTTATTACGTATTGACAGTCGCTTGCTGCATGGGCAGGTTACTACTAATTGGGCAAAAGCTATAAAAGTTAATCGTATCTTAGTTGTGTCAGATCGTGTGGCGCACGATCTGACACGCAAGACATTGATCGTACAAGCTGCACCTCCTGGAATTAGAGCGAATGTCATCACGGTGGAGAAAATGATAAGAATATATCATGATCCGCGTTTTGCCTTTTTAAAACCTATGATTCTGGTTGAGGATCCAGTTGATGCAAGATGTGTTGTCGAAGGTGGCATAAAGATTGATTCTATCAATATTGGTGCTATTAGTTTTGACACTACGCGGGTAATGGTTACCGATGCGATAGCTGTTAATGCTGCCGATGTGGAGGCTTTCAAGTGGTTTCATGATCGTGGTATTAAGCTTGACGTCCGCAAGGTTTCCAATGATAGTTCAAAAAATCTTTGGAAGTCGCTTTCCGAAAAGGGCTTAGTGTAG